Proteins co-encoded in one Pocillopora verrucosa isolate sample1 chromosome 1, ASM3666991v2, whole genome shotgun sequence genomic window:
- the LOC131783919 gene encoding uncharacterized protein DDB_G0286299 isoform X1, giving the protein MSWQLLWELQRQLEANHFELESDNRLTAPRKRQRVGLESSDSEGSSPETDDSVSRSDGSSDTNTDSYTEEENFGLIEEKPILAKQKVSKNTTTKKETARASNTTNKMEKNEKGASEEILAKKPRAQPRKRKISKENTGKVSKNTTTKKQTARASNTTNKKEKNKKGASEEIPAKKPRTQPIKRKSSKDNTGKVTCQETLTKTARPQALKTSSDWGNDIGVSFAETFTKTAEPQVLGKSSDWGNDVGDASAPTVNNKKGKASEPKQSQKKVSKNTTTKKQTAKASNKTNKKEKNEKGASEEIPAKKPRIQHIKRKSSKDNTGKVTFQKTLTKTAKPQVLETSGDWGNDTGVSFQETLTKPAKPQVLETTSSWAGNDLGDASAPAPTIKKGKASQPKDSQKKVSKDTTTKKQTARASNATNKKGKKEKGASEEIPTKKPRTQPIKRKSSKDNTGKVTCQETLTETARPQALKTSSDWGNDIGEPPTKTAKCQVLETSSDWGNDILDASASAPTVKKGKASEPKQSQKKVSKNTTTKKQTARASNTTNKKEKNEKGASEEIPVKKPRTQSNKKKSSKDNTGKVTHQETITKTARPQALKTSSDWENDKGDASAPTVSNKKGKASEPKHGKKKIKQGTPKMAELEGLGIDIGDKWKTLGRRLKVSEQLEIIDARYNTLSEKAFQMLQYWTQKRGSSATYRVLSGALKDDLLVRKDLSEKYCYG; this is encoded by the exons ATGTCCTGGCAATTGCTGTGGGAATTGCAAAG GCAATTAGAAGCAAATCATTTTGAATTGGAAAGTGACAACAGGCTGACTGCTCCTCGAAAAAGACAGAGAG TGGGTCTGGAATCTAGTGATTCAGAGGGCTCAAGTCCAGAGACAGATGACTCAGTTTCCAGATCTGATGGGAGCTCAGACACAAACACAGACAGTTACACAGAGGAAGAGAACTTTGGTCTTATAGAGGAGAAACCTATTCTAGCCAAACAAAAAG TTTCCAAGAACACCACCACCAAAAAGGAGACAGCTAGAGCTTCCAACACAACAAATAAAATggagaagaatgaaaaag GTGCATCTGAGGAAATTCTGGCTAAAAAACCAAGAGCTCAACCTAGGAAAAGAAAGATTAGCAAGGAAAATACAGGGAAAG TTTCCAAGAACACCACCACCAAAAAGCAGACTGCTAGAGCTTCCAATACAACaaataaaaaggagaagaataaaaaag GTGCATCTGAGGAAATTCCTGCTAAAAAACCAAGAACTCAACCTATTAAAAGAAAGAGTAGCAAGGATAATACAGGGAAAG TTACCTGTCAAGAAACACTTACTAAAACTGCAAGACCTCAAGCTTTGAAAACAAGCAGTGATTGGGGGAATGATATTGGAG TTTCCTTTGCAGAAACATTCACCAAAACTGCAGAACCCCAAGTTTTGGGAAAAAGCAGTGACTGGGGAAATGATGTAGGAG ATGCATCTGCACCAACAGTCAACAATAAAAAAGGGAAGGCTAGTGAACCAAAACAAAGCCAAAAGAAGG TTTCCAAGAACACTACCACCAAAAAGCAGACAGCTAAAGCTtccaacaaaacaaataaaaaggagaagaatgaaaaag GTGCATCTGAGGAAATTCCTGCTAAAAAACCAAGAATTCAACATATTAAAAGAAAGAGTAGCAAGGATAATACAGGGAAAG TTACCTTTCAAAAGACACTCACCAAAACTGCAAAACCTCAAGTTTTGGAAACAAGCGGTGACTGGGGGAATGATACAGGAG TTTCCTTTCAAGAAACACTTACCAAACCTGCAAAACCTCAAGTTTTGGAAACAACCAGTAGCTGGGCTGGAAATGATCTAGGAG ATGCATCTGCACCTGCACCAACAATCAAAAAAGGGAAGGCCAGTCAACCAAAAGACAGCCAAAAGAAGG TTTCCAAGGACACCACCACCAAAAAGCAGACAGCTAGAGCTTCCAATGCAACAAATAAAAAggggaagaaagagaaag GTGCATCTGAGGAAATTCCTACTAAAAAACCAAGAACTCAACCTATTAAAAGAAAGAGTAGCAAGGATAATACAGGGAAAG TTACCTGTCAAGAAACACTTACCGAAACTGCAAGACCTCAAGCTTTGAAAACAAGCAGTGATTGGGGGAATGATATTGGAG aaccACCCACCAAAACTGCAAAATGTCAAGTTTTGGAAACAAGCAGTGACTGGGGAAATGATATATTAG ATGCATCTGCATCTGCACCAACAGTCAAAAAAGGGAAGGCTAGTGAACCAAAACAAAGCCAAAAGAAGG TCTCCAAGAACACCACCACCAAAAAGCAGACAGCTAGAGCCTCCAATacaacaaataaaaaggaaaagaatgagaAAG gtgCATCTGAGGAAATTCCTGTTAAAAAGCCAAGAACTcaatctaataaaaaaaagagtagCAAGGATAATACAGGGAAAG TTACCCATCAAGAGACAATCACCAAAACTGCAAGACCTCAAGCTTTGAAAACAAGCAGTGACTGGGAGAATGATAAAGGAG ATGCATCTGCACCAACAGTTAGCAATAAAAAAGGGAAGGCTAGTGAACCAAAACACGGCAAAAAGAAGA TTAAACAGGGCACACCAAAGATGGCTGAGTTAGAAGGATTGGGTATAGATATTGGTGACAAGTGGAAAACTCTGGGAAGACGCTTAAAAGTATCAGAGCAACTCGAAATAATCGATGCGCGATATAATACTCTTTCTGAAAAAGCCTTCCAGATGCTTCAATACTGGACCCAGAAAAGAGGTTCCTCTGCGACCTACAGAGTTCTAAGTGGTGCCTTAAAAGACGACCTTTTAGTACGTAAAGACTTGTCAGAAAAGTACTGTTATGGTTGA
- the LOC131783919 gene encoding uncharacterized protein DDB_G0286299 isoform X4, with amino-acid sequence MSWQLLWELQRQLEANHFELESDNRLTAPRKRQRVGLESSDSEGSSPETDDSVSRSDGSSDTNTDSYTEEENFGLIEEKPILAKQKVSKNTTTKKETARASNTTNKMEKNEKGASEEILAKKPRAQPRKRKISKENTGKVSKNTTTKKQTARASNTTNKKEKNKKGASEEIPAKKPRTQPIKRKSSKDNTGKVTCQETLTKTARPQALKTSSDWGNDIGVSFAETFTKTAEPQVLGKSSDWGNDVGDASAPTVNNKKGKASEPKQSQKKVSKNTTTKKQTAKASNKTNKKEKNEKGASEEIPAKKPRIQHIKRKSSKDNTGKVSFQETLTKPAKPQVLETTSSWAGNDLGDASAPAPTIKKGKASQPKDSQKKVSKDTTTKKQTARASNATNKKGKKEKGASEEIPTKKPRTQPIKRKSSKDNTGKVTCQETLTETARPQALKTSSDWGNDIGEPPTKTAKCQVLETSSDWGNDILDASASAPTVKKGKASEPKQSQKKVSKNTTTKKQTARASNTTNKKEKNEKGASEEIPVKKPRTQSNKKKSSKDNTGKVTHQETITKTARPQALKTSSDWENDKGDASAPTVSNKKGKASEPKHGKKKIKQGTPKMAELEGLGIDIGDKWKTLGRRLKVSEQLEIIDARYNTLSEKAFQMLQYWTQKRGSSATYRVLSGALKDDLLVRKDLSEKYCYG; translated from the exons ATGTCCTGGCAATTGCTGTGGGAATTGCAAAG GCAATTAGAAGCAAATCATTTTGAATTGGAAAGTGACAACAGGCTGACTGCTCCTCGAAAAAGACAGAGAG TGGGTCTGGAATCTAGTGATTCAGAGGGCTCAAGTCCAGAGACAGATGACTCAGTTTCCAGATCTGATGGGAGCTCAGACACAAACACAGACAGTTACACAGAGGAAGAGAACTTTGGTCTTATAGAGGAGAAACCTATTCTAGCCAAACAAAAAG TTTCCAAGAACACCACCACCAAAAAGGAGACAGCTAGAGCTTCCAACACAACAAATAAAATggagaagaatgaaaaag GTGCATCTGAGGAAATTCTGGCTAAAAAACCAAGAGCTCAACCTAGGAAAAGAAAGATTAGCAAGGAAAATACAGGGAAAG TTTCCAAGAACACCACCACCAAAAAGCAGACTGCTAGAGCTTCCAATACAACaaataaaaaggagaagaataaaaaag GTGCATCTGAGGAAATTCCTGCTAAAAAACCAAGAACTCAACCTATTAAAAGAAAGAGTAGCAAGGATAATACAGGGAAAG TTACCTGTCAAGAAACACTTACTAAAACTGCAAGACCTCAAGCTTTGAAAACAAGCAGTGATTGGGGGAATGATATTGGAG TTTCCTTTGCAGAAACATTCACCAAAACTGCAGAACCCCAAGTTTTGGGAAAAAGCAGTGACTGGGGAAATGATGTAGGAG ATGCATCTGCACCAACAGTCAACAATAAAAAAGGGAAGGCTAGTGAACCAAAACAAAGCCAAAAGAAGG TTTCCAAGAACACTACCACCAAAAAGCAGACAGCTAAAGCTtccaacaaaacaaataaaaaggagaagaatgaaaaag GTGCATCTGAGGAAATTCCTGCTAAAAAACCAAGAATTCAACATATTAAAAGAAAGAGTAGCAAGGATAATACAGGGAAAG TTTCCTTTCAAGAAACACTTACCAAACCTGCAAAACCTCAAGTTTTGGAAACAACCAGTAGCTGGGCTGGAAATGATCTAGGAG ATGCATCTGCACCTGCACCAACAATCAAAAAAGGGAAGGCCAGTCAACCAAAAGACAGCCAAAAGAAGG TTTCCAAGGACACCACCACCAAAAAGCAGACAGCTAGAGCTTCCAATGCAACAAATAAAAAggggaagaaagagaaag GTGCATCTGAGGAAATTCCTACTAAAAAACCAAGAACTCAACCTATTAAAAGAAAGAGTAGCAAGGATAATACAGGGAAAG TTACCTGTCAAGAAACACTTACCGAAACTGCAAGACCTCAAGCTTTGAAAACAAGCAGTGATTGGGGGAATGATATTGGAG aaccACCCACCAAAACTGCAAAATGTCAAGTTTTGGAAACAAGCAGTGACTGGGGAAATGATATATTAG ATGCATCTGCATCTGCACCAACAGTCAAAAAAGGGAAGGCTAGTGAACCAAAACAAAGCCAAAAGAAGG TCTCCAAGAACACCACCACCAAAAAGCAGACAGCTAGAGCCTCCAATacaacaaataaaaaggaaaagaatgagaAAG gtgCATCTGAGGAAATTCCTGTTAAAAAGCCAAGAACTcaatctaataaaaaaaagagtagCAAGGATAATACAGGGAAAG TTACCCATCAAGAGACAATCACCAAAACTGCAAGACCTCAAGCTTTGAAAACAAGCAGTGACTGGGAGAATGATAAAGGAG ATGCATCTGCACCAACAGTTAGCAATAAAAAAGGGAAGGCTAGTGAACCAAAACACGGCAAAAAGAAGA TTAAACAGGGCACACCAAAGATGGCTGAGTTAGAAGGATTGGGTATAGATATTGGTGACAAGTGGAAAACTCTGGGAAGACGCTTAAAAGTATCAGAGCAACTCGAAATAATCGATGCGCGATATAATACTCTTTCTGAAAAAGCCTTCCAGATGCTTCAATACTGGACCCAGAAAAGAGGTTCCTCTGCGACCTACAGAGTTCTAAGTGGTGCCTTAAAAGACGACCTTTTAGTACGTAAAGACTTGTCAGAAAAGTACTGTTATGGTTGA
- the LOC131783919 gene encoding uncharacterized protein DDB_G0286299 isoform X3, which yields MSWQLLWELQRQLEANHFELESDNRLTAPRKRQRVGLESSDSEGSSPETDDSVSRSDGSSDTNTDSYTEEENFGLIEEKPILAKQKVSKNTTTKKETARASNTTNKMEKNEKGASEEILAKKPRAQPRKRKISKENTGKVSKNTTTKKQTARASNTTNKKEKNKKGASEEIPAKKPRTQPIKRKSSKDNTGKVTCQETLTKTARPQALKTSSDWGNDIGVSFAETFTKTAEPQVLGKSSDWGNDVGVNNKKGKASEPKQSQKKVSKNTTTKKQTAKASNKTNKKEKNEKGASEEIPAKKPRIQHIKRKSSKDNTGKVTFQKTLTKTAKPQVLETSGDWGNDTGVSFQETLTKPAKPQVLETTSSWAGNDLGDASAPAPTIKKGKASQPKDSQKKVSKDTTTKKQTARASNATNKKGKKEKGASEEIPTKKPRTQPIKRKSSKDNTGKVTCQETLTETARPQALKTSSDWGNDIGEPPTKTAKCQVLETSSDWGNDILDASASAPTVKKGKASEPKQSQKKVSKNTTTKKQTARASNTTNKKEKNEKGASEEIPVKKPRTQSNKKKSSKDNTGKVTHQETITKTARPQALKTSSDWENDKGDASAPTVSNKKGKASEPKHGKKKIKQGTPKMAELEGLGIDIGDKWKTLGRRLKVSEQLEIIDARYNTLSEKAFQMLQYWTQKRGSSATYRVLSGALKDDLLVRKDLSEKYCYG from the exons ATGTCCTGGCAATTGCTGTGGGAATTGCAAAG GCAATTAGAAGCAAATCATTTTGAATTGGAAAGTGACAACAGGCTGACTGCTCCTCGAAAAAGACAGAGAG TGGGTCTGGAATCTAGTGATTCAGAGGGCTCAAGTCCAGAGACAGATGACTCAGTTTCCAGATCTGATGGGAGCTCAGACACAAACACAGACAGTTACACAGAGGAAGAGAACTTTGGTCTTATAGAGGAGAAACCTATTCTAGCCAAACAAAAAG TTTCCAAGAACACCACCACCAAAAAGGAGACAGCTAGAGCTTCCAACACAACAAATAAAATggagaagaatgaaaaag GTGCATCTGAGGAAATTCTGGCTAAAAAACCAAGAGCTCAACCTAGGAAAAGAAAGATTAGCAAGGAAAATACAGGGAAAG TTTCCAAGAACACCACCACCAAAAAGCAGACTGCTAGAGCTTCCAATACAACaaataaaaaggagaagaataaaaaag GTGCATCTGAGGAAATTCCTGCTAAAAAACCAAGAACTCAACCTATTAAAAGAAAGAGTAGCAAGGATAATACAGGGAAAG TTACCTGTCAAGAAACACTTACTAAAACTGCAAGACCTCAAGCTTTGAAAACAAGCAGTGATTGGGGGAATGATATTGGAG TTTCCTTTGCAGAAACATTCACCAAAACTGCAGAACCCCAAGTTTTGGGAAAAAGCAGTGACTGGGGAAATGATGTAGGAG TCAACAATAAAAAAGGGAAGGCTAGTGAACCAAAACAAAGCCAAAAGAAGG TTTCCAAGAACACTACCACCAAAAAGCAGACAGCTAAAGCTtccaacaaaacaaataaaaaggagaagaatgaaaaag GTGCATCTGAGGAAATTCCTGCTAAAAAACCAAGAATTCAACATATTAAAAGAAAGAGTAGCAAGGATAATACAGGGAAAG TTACCTTTCAAAAGACACTCACCAAAACTGCAAAACCTCAAGTTTTGGAAACAAGCGGTGACTGGGGGAATGATACAGGAG TTTCCTTTCAAGAAACACTTACCAAACCTGCAAAACCTCAAGTTTTGGAAACAACCAGTAGCTGGGCTGGAAATGATCTAGGAG ATGCATCTGCACCTGCACCAACAATCAAAAAAGGGAAGGCCAGTCAACCAAAAGACAGCCAAAAGAAGG TTTCCAAGGACACCACCACCAAAAAGCAGACAGCTAGAGCTTCCAATGCAACAAATAAAAAggggaagaaagagaaag GTGCATCTGAGGAAATTCCTACTAAAAAACCAAGAACTCAACCTATTAAAAGAAAGAGTAGCAAGGATAATACAGGGAAAG TTACCTGTCAAGAAACACTTACCGAAACTGCAAGACCTCAAGCTTTGAAAACAAGCAGTGATTGGGGGAATGATATTGGAG aaccACCCACCAAAACTGCAAAATGTCAAGTTTTGGAAACAAGCAGTGACTGGGGAAATGATATATTAG ATGCATCTGCATCTGCACCAACAGTCAAAAAAGGGAAGGCTAGTGAACCAAAACAAAGCCAAAAGAAGG TCTCCAAGAACACCACCACCAAAAAGCAGACAGCTAGAGCCTCCAATacaacaaataaaaaggaaaagaatgagaAAG gtgCATCTGAGGAAATTCCTGTTAAAAAGCCAAGAACTcaatctaataaaaaaaagagtagCAAGGATAATACAGGGAAAG TTACCCATCAAGAGACAATCACCAAAACTGCAAGACCTCAAGCTTTGAAAACAAGCAGTGACTGGGAGAATGATAAAGGAG ATGCATCTGCACCAACAGTTAGCAATAAAAAAGGGAAGGCTAGTGAACCAAAACACGGCAAAAAGAAGA TTAAACAGGGCACACCAAAGATGGCTGAGTTAGAAGGATTGGGTATAGATATTGGTGACAAGTGGAAAACTCTGGGAAGACGCTTAAAAGTATCAGAGCAACTCGAAATAATCGATGCGCGATATAATACTCTTTCTGAAAAAGCCTTCCAGATGCTTCAATACTGGACCCAGAAAAGAGGTTCCTCTGCGACCTACAGAGTTCTAAGTGGTGCCTTAAAAGACGACCTTTTAGTACGTAAAGACTTGTCAGAAAAGTACTGTTATGGTTGA
- the LOC131783919 gene encoding uncharacterized protein DDB_G0286299 isoform X8 — MSWQLLWELQRQLEANHFELESDNRLTAPRKRQRVGLESSDSEGSSPETDDSVSRSDGSSDTNTDSYTEEENFGLIEEKPILAKQKVSKNTTTKKETARASNTTNKMEKNEKGASEEIPAKKPRTQPIKRKSSKDNTGKVSKNTTTKKQTAKASNKTNKKEKNEKGASEEIPAKKPRIQHIKRKSSKDNTGKVTFQKTLTKTAKPQVLETSGDWGNDTGVSFQETLTKPAKPQVLETTSSWAGNDLGDASAPAPTIKKGKASQPKDSQKKVSKDTTTKKQTARASNATNKKGKKEKGASEEIPTKKPRTQPIKRKSSKDNTGKVTCQETLTETARPQALKTSSDWGNDIGEPPTKTAKCQVLETSSDWGNDILDASASAPTVKKGKASEPKQSQKKVSKNTTTKKQTARASNTTNKKEKNEKGASEEIPVKKPRTQSNKKKSSKDNTGKVTHQETITKTARPQALKTSSDWENDKGDASAPTVSNKKGKASEPKHGKKKIKQGTPKMAELEGLGIDIGDKWKTLGRRLKVSEQLEIIDARYNTLSEKAFQMLQYWTQKRGSSATYRVLSGALKDDLLVRKDLSEKYCYG, encoded by the exons ATGTCCTGGCAATTGCTGTGGGAATTGCAAAG GCAATTAGAAGCAAATCATTTTGAATTGGAAAGTGACAACAGGCTGACTGCTCCTCGAAAAAGACAGAGAG TGGGTCTGGAATCTAGTGATTCAGAGGGCTCAAGTCCAGAGACAGATGACTCAGTTTCCAGATCTGATGGGAGCTCAGACACAAACACAGACAGTTACACAGAGGAAGAGAACTTTGGTCTTATAGAGGAGAAACCTATTCTAGCCAAACAAAAAG TTTCCAAGAACACCACCACCAAAAAGGAGACAGCTAGAGCTTCCAACACAACAAATAAAATggagaagaatgaaaaag GTGCATCTGAGGAAATTCCTGCTAAAAAACCAAGAACTCAACCTATTAAAAGAAAGAGTAGCAAGGATAATACAGGGAAAG TTTCCAAGAACACTACCACCAAAAAGCAGACAGCTAAAGCTtccaacaaaacaaataaaaaggagaagaatgaaaaag GTGCATCTGAGGAAATTCCTGCTAAAAAACCAAGAATTCAACATATTAAAAGAAAGAGTAGCAAGGATAATACAGGGAAAG TTACCTTTCAAAAGACACTCACCAAAACTGCAAAACCTCAAGTTTTGGAAACAAGCGGTGACTGGGGGAATGATACAGGAG TTTCCTTTCAAGAAACACTTACCAAACCTGCAAAACCTCAAGTTTTGGAAACAACCAGTAGCTGGGCTGGAAATGATCTAGGAG ATGCATCTGCACCTGCACCAACAATCAAAAAAGGGAAGGCCAGTCAACCAAAAGACAGCCAAAAGAAGG TTTCCAAGGACACCACCACCAAAAAGCAGACAGCTAGAGCTTCCAATGCAACAAATAAAAAggggaagaaagagaaag GTGCATCTGAGGAAATTCCTACTAAAAAACCAAGAACTCAACCTATTAAAAGAAAGAGTAGCAAGGATAATACAGGGAAAG TTACCTGTCAAGAAACACTTACCGAAACTGCAAGACCTCAAGCTTTGAAAACAAGCAGTGATTGGGGGAATGATATTGGAG aaccACCCACCAAAACTGCAAAATGTCAAGTTTTGGAAACAAGCAGTGACTGGGGAAATGATATATTAG ATGCATCTGCATCTGCACCAACAGTCAAAAAAGGGAAGGCTAGTGAACCAAAACAAAGCCAAAAGAAGG TCTCCAAGAACACCACCACCAAAAAGCAGACAGCTAGAGCCTCCAATacaacaaataaaaaggaaaagaatgagaAAG gtgCATCTGAGGAAATTCCTGTTAAAAAGCCAAGAACTcaatctaataaaaaaaagagtagCAAGGATAATACAGGGAAAG TTACCCATCAAGAGACAATCACCAAAACTGCAAGACCTCAAGCTTTGAAAACAAGCAGTGACTGGGAGAATGATAAAGGAG ATGCATCTGCACCAACAGTTAGCAATAAAAAAGGGAAGGCTAGTGAACCAAAACACGGCAAAAAGAAGA TTAAACAGGGCACACCAAAGATGGCTGAGTTAGAAGGATTGGGTATAGATATTGGTGACAAGTGGAAAACTCTGGGAAGACGCTTAAAAGTATCAGAGCAACTCGAAATAATCGATGCGCGATATAATACTCTTTCTGAAAAAGCCTTCCAGATGCTTCAATACTGGACCCAGAAAAGAGGTTCCTCTGCGACCTACAGAGTTCTAAGTGGTGCCTTAAAAGACGACCTTTTAGTACGTAAAGACTTGTCAGAAAAGTACTGTTATGGTTGA
- the LOC131783919 gene encoding uncharacterized protein DDB_G0286299 isoform X7: MSWQLLWELQRQLEANHFELESDNRLTAPRKRQRVGLESSDSEGSSPETDDSVSRSDGSSDTNTDSYTEEENFGLIEEKPILAKQKVSKNTTTKKETARASNTTNKMEKNEKGASEEILAKKPRAQPRKRKISKENTGKVSKNTTTKKQTARASNTTNKKEKNKKGASEEIPAKKPRTQPIKRKSSKDNTGKVSKNTTTKKQTAKASNKTNKKEKNEKGASEEIPAKKPRIQHIKRKSSKDNTGKVTFQKTLTKTAKPQVLETSGDWGNDTGVSFQETLTKPAKPQVLETTSSWAGNDLGDASAPAPTIKKGKASQPKDSQKKVSKDTTTKKQTARASNATNKKGKKEKGASEEIPTKKPRTQPIKRKSSKDNTGKVTCQETLTETARPQALKTSSDWGNDIGEPPTKTAKCQVLETSSDWGNDILDASASAPTVKKGKASEPKQSQKKVSKNTTTKKQTARASNTTNKKEKNEKGASEEIPVKKPRTQSNKKKSSKDNTGKVTHQETITKTARPQALKTSSDWENDKGDASAPTVSNKKGKASEPKHGKKKIKQGTPKMAELEGLGIDIGDKWKTLGRRLKVSEQLEIIDARYNTLSEKAFQMLQYWTQKRGSSATYRVLSGALKDDLLVRKDLSEKYCYG, translated from the exons ATGTCCTGGCAATTGCTGTGGGAATTGCAAAG GCAATTAGAAGCAAATCATTTTGAATTGGAAAGTGACAACAGGCTGACTGCTCCTCGAAAAAGACAGAGAG TGGGTCTGGAATCTAGTGATTCAGAGGGCTCAAGTCCAGAGACAGATGACTCAGTTTCCAGATCTGATGGGAGCTCAGACACAAACACAGACAGTTACACAGAGGAAGAGAACTTTGGTCTTATAGAGGAGAAACCTATTCTAGCCAAACAAAAAG TTTCCAAGAACACCACCACCAAAAAGGAGACAGCTAGAGCTTCCAACACAACAAATAAAATggagaagaatgaaaaag GTGCATCTGAGGAAATTCTGGCTAAAAAACCAAGAGCTCAACCTAGGAAAAGAAAGATTAGCAAGGAAAATACAGGGAAAG TTTCCAAGAACACCACCACCAAAAAGCAGACTGCTAGAGCTTCCAATACAACaaataaaaaggagaagaataaaaaag GTGCATCTGAGGAAATTCCTGCTAAAAAACCAAGAACTCAACCTATTAAAAGAAAGAGTAGCAAGGATAATACAGGGAAAG TTTCCAAGAACACTACCACCAAAAAGCAGACAGCTAAAGCTtccaacaaaacaaataaaaaggagaagaatgaaaaag GTGCATCTGAGGAAATTCCTGCTAAAAAACCAAGAATTCAACATATTAAAAGAAAGAGTAGCAAGGATAATACAGGGAAAG TTACCTTTCAAAAGACACTCACCAAAACTGCAAAACCTCAAGTTTTGGAAACAAGCGGTGACTGGGGGAATGATACAGGAG TTTCCTTTCAAGAAACACTTACCAAACCTGCAAAACCTCAAGTTTTGGAAACAACCAGTAGCTGGGCTGGAAATGATCTAGGAG ATGCATCTGCACCTGCACCAACAATCAAAAAAGGGAAGGCCAGTCAACCAAAAGACAGCCAAAAGAAGG TTTCCAAGGACACCACCACCAAAAAGCAGACAGCTAGAGCTTCCAATGCAACAAATAAAAAggggaagaaagagaaag GTGCATCTGAGGAAATTCCTACTAAAAAACCAAGAACTCAACCTATTAAAAGAAAGAGTAGCAAGGATAATACAGGGAAAG TTACCTGTCAAGAAACACTTACCGAAACTGCAAGACCTCAAGCTTTGAAAACAAGCAGTGATTGGGGGAATGATATTGGAG aaccACCCACCAAAACTGCAAAATGTCAAGTTTTGGAAACAAGCAGTGACTGGGGAAATGATATATTAG ATGCATCTGCATCTGCACCAACAGTCAAAAAAGGGAAGGCTAGTGAACCAAAACAAAGCCAAAAGAAGG TCTCCAAGAACACCACCACCAAAAAGCAGACAGCTAGAGCCTCCAATacaacaaataaaaaggaaaagaatgagaAAG gtgCATCTGAGGAAATTCCTGTTAAAAAGCCAAGAACTcaatctaataaaaaaaagagtagCAAGGATAATACAGGGAAAG TTACCCATCAAGAGACAATCACCAAAACTGCAAGACCTCAAGCTTTGAAAACAAGCAGTGACTGGGAGAATGATAAAGGAG ATGCATCTGCACCAACAGTTAGCAATAAAAAAGGGAAGGCTAGTGAACCAAAACACGGCAAAAAGAAGA TTAAACAGGGCACACCAAAGATGGCTGAGTTAGAAGGATTGGGTATAGATATTGGTGACAAGTGGAAAACTCTGGGAAGACGCTTAAAAGTATCAGAGCAACTCGAAATAATCGATGCGCGATATAATACTCTTTCTGAAAAAGCCTTCCAGATGCTTCAATACTGGACCCAGAAAAGAGGTTCCTCTGCGACCTACAGAGTTCTAAGTGGTGCCTTAAAAGACGACCTTTTAGTACGTAAAGACTTGTCAGAAAAGTACTGTTATGGTTGA